The genomic DNA TCGAAATCTTCGAGTTTGAATTCATCCAGCGGCCCCATGGCCAGCACGCCGGCGTTATTGACCAGAATGTCCAACCGGCCAAAAGCCTCGACGGTGGCGGCGACGGCGTTACGGACGGCCTCGGCGTCGGCGCTGTCGGCCTTGATTGCCAGGGCCTTGCCGCCGGCGGCGATGATGCTGTTCTGCAATTCTTCGGATTTTGCGCCAGAGCTGACGTAGGTGAAGGCCACGGCGGTGCCTTCTGCGGCAAGGCGTTTGACGATGGCGGCGCCGATGCCGCGAGAACCGCCCTGGATCAAGGCGACTTTGCCGTTCAGTGCTTGGGTACTCATGATGTTCTCCAAAAAGTGCCGGGGCGAGGTGCCGCGGTGATGGAGCGAGTATCAAGAAGACGTCATGGGCTGTGTAGACCGCCATTGCTATAGTCTGTCTAAACCAAAAGTTTAGAGTGAGGCCCATGGAGACCTTTAACAGTATCGAATGCTTTGTGCGCAGCGCCGAAGTCGGCAGCTTTGCCGAGGCGGCGCGACGTTTGAGCGTGACCCCGGCGGCGGTGGGTAAAAGCGTCGCCAAGCTGGAGGCGCGCATGGGGGTACGCCTGTTCCAGCGCAGCACCCGCAGCTTGAGGCTGACCGAAGCCGGCCAGTTGTTCTTGAGGGAGGTCGGCAGCAGCTTCAACACCATCCAGAACGCCGTCGCCAACTTGGCCAGCGCCGGCGGGCAACCGGCGGGGACCCTGAAGGTGAGCATGGGCACGGCGTTCGGCCGATTGTATGTCGTGCCGTTACTGGGGGAGTTCTTGCGGCGCTACCCGGCGATCAACCCGGACTGGCACTTCGATAACCGCCAGGTGGACCTGATCGGCCAGGGCTTCGATGCCGCCATCGGCGGCGGCTTCGAGTTGCCCCAGGGCGTGGTGGCGCGCAAGTTGGCGGTGGCCCATCGGGTGCTGGTTGCCTCAACGGACTATCTGCAAACCCATGCTGCGTTGGTGGAGCCGGAGGATCTGGCGCAGCACCAGGGCATCCTGATTCGTTCGCCACAAACCGGGCGGGTGCGTTCCTGGCAATTGACCAGCCGTACCCAGCAACACAGCCCGCTCATGCTCAAGACGCGCATGACCATGAGCGACTCGGAAGCCGACTGCGCGGCCGCGGCCCAGGGGCTAGGCATCGGCCTGGTGAGCATGCCGGTGGCCGTGCCCTACCTGGAGTCCGGCGCGTTGCAACGGGTGCTGCCGGACTGGTACGTCGACGATGGCAACATCTCCATCTACTACGCCGAACACAAATTGCTGCCGGGCAAGACCCGGGCGTTCGTGGATTTCATCATCGAGCAGTTTGCCGAGCAGGGGCTGGCGCAGCGGTTCAGTGCGGTTTGAGTTGGGCTCTGGACCGAGTGGCCTCAATCGCGAGCAAGCTCGCTCCCACAGGGTTGGTGGTGTTCACAAAACGGCTGATCACCACCCATCAACTGTGGGAGCGAGCTTGCTCGCGATTGAGGGCACCTCGGTCTAAACCTGTGAGCTCACCGCCCAAACCGCCCCGGCCAGCCAATGATGGTCTTGGGCCGAGGCGTGGCGTAGGTGCGCACTTTCGACGTCGACAACCCCAGCCGCACCAGCGACTCGGCAATGGTCACCGCCGCCGTCACGCCATCCACCACCGGCACCCCGGTGCGCTGGCGGATCTGCTCATCGAGCCCGGCCATGCCGCCGCAGCCCAGGCAGATCACTTCGGCCTTGTCCTGGCTGACCGCCAACTCGGCCTGCTGCACGATGGCTTCAATTGCCCGTTGCGGGTCTTGCTCCAGTTCCAGCACCGCCAGGCCACTGGCCCGTACCGAGGCGCAGCGGTCGAACAGGCCGGACAGCTTGAGTCGGTCTTCGATCAGCGGCACGGTACGGTCCAGGGTGGTGACCACTGAATAAGCGTGACCAAGGAACATCGCGGTGCTGGCGCCGGCATCGGTAATGTCCACCACCGGCACGTTCAACAGTTCTTGCAGACCTTCGCGGCCATGTTCTCCGTAGCCGGCCTGGATCACCGCGTCGAACGGCTGGTCGTAGGACATCACCCGGTCCATCACCGCTATGGCCGCCAGGTAGCTTTCAAAATTGCCCTCGATGGAATCGGCACCGAAATGCGGCGTGA from Pseudomonas beijingensis includes the following:
- a CDS encoding LysR family transcriptional regulator, which codes for METFNSIECFVRSAEVGSFAEAARRLSVTPAAVGKSVAKLEARMGVRLFQRSTRSLRLTEAGQLFLREVGSSFNTIQNAVANLASAGGQPAGTLKVSMGTAFGRLYVVPLLGEFLRRYPAINPDWHFDNRQVDLIGQGFDAAIGGGFELPQGVVARKLAVAHRVLVASTDYLQTHAALVEPEDLAQHQGILIRSPQTGRVRSWQLTSRTQQHSPLMLKTRMTMSDSEADCAAAAQGLGIGLVSMPVAVPYLESGALQRVLPDWYVDDGNISIYYAEHKLLPGKTRAFVDFIIEQFAEQGLAQRFSAV
- a CDS encoding aspartate/glutamate racemase family protein — protein: MRILVVNVNTTESITQAIARQAQAVAAPGTEIVGLTPHFGADSIEGNFESYLAAIAVMDRVMSYDQPFDAVIQAGYGEHGREGLQELLNVPVVDITDAGASTAMFLGHAYSVVTTLDRTVPLIEDRLKLSGLFDRCASVRASGLAVLELEQDPQRAIEAIVQQAELAVSQDKAEVICLGCGGMAGLDEQIRQRTGVPVVDGVTAAVTIAESLVRLGLSTSKVRTYATPRPKTIIGWPGRFGR